GACGGCGGCACTCGCACTCCGTAAGGCAAGCACAAGTGAAATATAGTAAATGATATTGGTGATTAGAGCGAATCTCAAAGCGGTAGGGATCATAGAGCGGGATATTTTAAACGTCCCTTTCCACCAAAAGCTGGCTAAAATACCTAGCGATAGTGTTTCAAAACAAAAGTGACGTCCTACCGCCACTTCGAGTGGCGTAAAACCAACCATAAAGAGAGGCACAATGAAAATTAAATCCCAAATCAAACAAGCAACAAGAACTAAAAATACACCCACAAACATGGCTGGAACCTGGTTTACAGTTCACAGAAGGTCTTTAATTCGGATACTTTTTTTAGAAGATTGGCCTAAAGAATTGAAAGCGGTTGTTTTGAAGCTCAGCTTGCAAATCTTCAAACAATCTTGTTCATTAAATTGTTTTAACACAGCTCGTTTTCCCCTGGCGGTTTTATAAGTTCCAAATAAGAACTTAGGAGAAGCTAGTGGCTATTTAGTCTAGGAACCATGTGCTCATCAAACGCAAATACGGCTGCTATGAATGCTAGGATGGCGTCTATGAGGTCAACCCATCCTTACGTATGAATGGCCCCTTTGTTTATCCGAAAAATTGGAGGCATAGCTTATTCTTGGATTTTTACGCTAACCCCTGAAAGGGGAGCGAATATCCTGCTAATCTGAGTTTACCACAAAGGACCTTTTTATTGCCTGCATGAATTGTTTGTGCTTGGGTATCCCAGAAGGGATCTGGAAAATGATTCCGCCTGCAGAGTTGTTTGTAGAGTAATTTACGCGTAGGATGAATGTCGAGGCATAGATTGTAAATCCCTTGCAAGGCGTTGTTTATGGCAAAAGTAATAACGTTAATAATATCTGCGAGATGAGTTAGATTGGTAAAATTTTCTCCCGTTCCAGGAAAAATTTTCCTACCATTCCCTGCAAATCGCCTTGTTAATTCTCGTCCTGGTCCGAAGATCTCTCCTAACCTTAAAATGCACACGCTGGGAGTTTTGGAAGTTAAGGAGAGCAACACCTTTTCTGCCTGTAAGAGAACTTGTTCTTTTTCATTTTGTGGATTAGGTATCGTATTTTCATCTACCCATGCACCGCAATATTCTCCATATACCGAGGTACTGCTTGTGTAAATGATTTGCCTTAGATTCGGGCATTTTGCTATACAGCTAGCGATTGCCTGAGCGGTTTTTAAGTAGCATTCCTCGTAGGAATCTCCTTGCGAGGGGGCAATAGTGATAATGAGGATCTGTTGATTCTCAAGCAAGGAATCGAGGGTTTTTTCGATGACCATGACTTTGTTGGCATAGGTCGCTAATTCTTCTAAACGATTTACACGACGGGTAAAGGCTGTAACCTCATGGTGAGGCTTAAGAGATTGTGCCACTGCTTTTCCCACATATCCGCACCCTAAAATTCCAATTTTTAGTTTAACCGACATTTAAGAGGCCTAGCTTTTCAAAGCATTGACGCAATTCAAAGTTTTCTGGCTTTTCGAATGCTCCTGTGCCAGCTAGCCACTGCACGTAACTTGAAGGCACCTGTTTTAAAGGAGTTCCTTGATGCTTCCCAAAAGGCATATGCTGAATCTGTTTGGGTTGATTCAGGAGAGCATATGCCTCAGCAATGGTTAGGTCGTCTATCATGGCAGAGAAAACTTGATGCAATACAATCACATCGTCGAGAGCCCTGTGTGCATTGTTCTCTGCAATTCCATAAATGCCTCGAAGAAATTGTAAGGTGTGCCTTGGAAGATCGTTTCTATAACGTTTTGCCCATTTTAAGGAATCTAGAAACTTCCAAGGAGGGAGTTCCTGGTTACATCGCCGAAATTCACTACGTAGAAAGTGGATATCAAATTGATCGTTATTATGCGCGATTAATACCACGTCCCCCGCACAGAACTCTTTAAATTCTTCGATGATTTCCCCAAATGAAGGGGCATTGGCAACCATCTCATCGGTAATATGGTGAATTGCTGTAGCCTCTGGTGGGATAGGAATTCCAGGGTTAATCAATTTTTCAAAGGTGCGATTATCCACCGGATCATACACAGCCAATTCAATGACAAACTCTTTGTCAGCTTTAATGCCTGTCGTTTCTGTGTCGTAAAAAAGAGGTTTCATGCGATGCTAAAAGTTAAGGTTTTTTTGCTTCTCGGGTGCGTTCAAAGACTGTTGCAAAGTCGAGACTACCACTTGCCACATTTTCAATAGCCGAAGAAAATGTCTGGCAAAGAAATTTGCAAGATTCAATAAATGTGACCAAAAGGTTTTCCTCGACTTTTTGGTCGATTGCCGGGATTAAAGTGCGATAAAAAACATGTCCGTTTTCCTCATCCATACAAAAACCGGGAATGTCGATTTCTTTATTAATCAAATGAAGTAAGCGGGCTGAATCATTGAAGCAGCTTTTTTTAATAGGCTGGGGAAAAAATAAGAGAAGCTGCAAAAAATTTTCGTCAAATATGCGAATAAAAAGAGGATATTCTGCCTTGTTAATTTCCAATAGAAGATAAGCTTGTTGCGTTTCAGGTTGTAGCTTCACCTTATAATTTTTGGTTAAGAGATATTCGATGATTGGCTCAATTTTTAACTTGATCATAGAAAGCCTAAGGTTGATTGCTTTGAAGTTGATAAATTCATCCCAGTGAAAGTCATAGACTTTCACTGGGATAGAATTAGTATTGCACGGACGGAGTCCAGTTTTGGTTGTTCCCTTGTCCTGTAATGGAAAGATTATTGGTGGTTGGGATAACCGAACAATCATCTTCGCCAGGCATTCGATAGCAACTTGCCATCGATAGGGCACTTATCATGCAGATTAAATAGAAAAATCGTTTCATAAGGATCCGTTGGCTATCCTTTTTTTTGTTCTGCACAATTTTGGATGAAGGCTACCGCGTCCCCCACTGTTTTGAGTTTTTCGGCTTGCTCTTCAGAAATTTCGCAATCATATTGCTTGAAGCGTTCTTCAAAAGTCATGATGAGTTCGGTAAGATCTAGTGAATCTGCATTGAGATCTTCGACAAATGACTTGTCAAGAGTGACCTCCCCTTGATCGACACCGAGCTGTTCGACGACGATATCAATTACTTCTTGTTCTATTGTCATATATGTTCCTTTTTTTAGGAGTTCATAATAAATTTTTCTTACATGACCATTCCGCCGTCAATCACTAAGACCTGTCCTGTCATGTAGTTGGATGCAGGAGAAGCTAGGTATAAAGCTGCCTGGGCAATATCGTCAGGAGTCCCCATGCGACCCAAAGGGATTGTATCTAAAATCGCTTTTCTTTGGGGCTCTGTCATCACATCCGTCATGCGCGTTTCAATAAATCCAGGAGCAATGCAATTCACACATATATTGCGTGGGGCAAGCTCTTTAGCTAGGGCTTTTGTAAACCCAATCAACGCTGCTTTGGAAGATGCATAATTCACTTGTCCTGCATTTCCTGTCAAGCCAATTACAGAGCTGATGTTGATGATCTTTCCCTTGCGTGCTTTGACCATCGTTCTAGCAAGTGACTTACACAGATTGTAGCAAGACTTAACGTTGGTATCCATGACTTCATCCCAATCCGCTTCACTCATTTTCATCAACAAGTTATCGCGCGTGATGCCTGCATTATTCACTAAAATATCGATATGTCCAAATTGTCCTAAAACATTCTGGATAGCTTGATCGACTTCCCCAGTATTAGAGACATTCACCTGAAAGAATAAGGCAGATTGCCTTTCGGTTAAGGCATTGATTTCATCAACTGCGGCCAGGCCTCGCTCCCTATTTGTACCAAAAATAATGACAGTGGCGCCTGCTTGAGCTAATTGTTGGGCAATAGCCTTGCCAATGCCTGCGTTGCCCCCAGTTACAAGGGCGATGGATGCATGGGGTAAAGCGATCATAAAAATTCCTTATACTAAACTAACAAAATGATTCCGCTAAAGATTTTAAATCCGCAAGAGTTTCGATGGATAAAGTGGGGGCGGGGACTCCAATGCGTTTATTGAAACCTGCGAGCGTTTTCCCGCATCCAAATTCAATAAACTGATCGATTCCATTTTTACAAATATGTTCGATTCCCTGTTGCCAGCGGACAGAATGGGTAACCTGTCTAATTAGGTTTAAGCGGATTTCAGCTAGATTGTTAGCAGAAGAACCCGTGACATTCATCACAAGGGGCACAGGGCTATCCATTAAGGGAGCGTGGCGCACGTGTTCTGCAAGTCGTTGCTCAGCTTCCCACATAAGGCCGCTATGAAATGCTCCATGCACTTGAAGAGGGAGGATTCGCTTAGCGCCTTTAGTTTTAGCGGCATTTGAGCCTGCTTCAATTCCCTTGAGAGTGCCTGAAATCACAACTTGCCCCGGACAGTTATAATTTGCTACCCAGAGGTCATTCGGAAGATTTAGCGCGCTCACGAGTTCCTCGACCGCTTCAGCATTTAAACCTAGCACGACAGCCATGCTCCCCGCTGTCTTTTCACAAGCATCATTCATAAACTGTCCTCTAGATTGCACGAGGGCCAATCCATCTGCAAATGAAATATTCCCTGCGGCTGTAGCGGCAGTGTACTCACCGAGGCTTAGTCCTGCGCAAAAGGAGGGTTGTAGGTGAGGGTATTCCTGTTGTGCGCAGCGTAAAATCGCATAGCTTGTGACATAAATCGCAGCTTGGCTGTTTTTTGTTTCCGTCAGCTCAGCTTCTGGCCCTTCTAAAATAAGCCTTGAAAGATTTCTCTTTAACCGATCGTCTGCTTCTTCAAAGATCTGTTTGGCTAGAGGGAATGTTTCAATAAATTCTTTCCCCATTCCAGGGTATTGAGAGCCTTGTCCAGGAAAAATAAAGGCTAATTTTGGTGAGATCATTTCATTTCTCCTGTTAGTATAAGCATTTAGTCAAGATAGAAGCTCCCCACGTCAATCCAGCTCCAAAAGCAACCATTAAAAGATTTTGATTTTCGTGAATGGGATGTTCTTGCATCAGCTCATCGAGGGCAATAGCCGCACTCGGAGCGGAAGTGTTGCCATACTTATGCACTGTCTTGTAGATTTTTTCTGCAGGAATAGCGAAATTTTTTCCCACAGCATCGATAATTCTTTCGTTGGCTTGATGAGGGATAAGCCATTCGATTTGATCAGGAGGCAACTGGGCTTTGCTAATGCACGCCTCAGCCGCAGAGGTCATGCGACGTACAGCGTGTTTAAAGACTTCTTTGCCTGACATCCTAAAATGGTGCAACCCCCCTTTTAATGACTCTGCAGAACAAGGGTGCCGCGCACCTCCTCCAAGGAGAGTAATTAAGTGGCCTTGATCGCCATCTGAGCCTAAACACACATCGCCAATGAGCAGGCCTTCCCCTCGGCCTGAGATGAGGGCTGCCGCCGCTCCATCCCCAAAAAGAATGCAGGTGTTTCGGTCGGTATAATCTACAAAAGCAGACATTTTTTCAGTCGCAATAAGTAAAACATTCCGATACATGCCCGATTCAATATAGGCTTTAGCTAAAGACAATCCGTAAAGAAATCCGGTACAAGCTGCATGAAAATCGACGGCAGCAGCATTCTTTGCCCCAAGTTGAGCTTGGATCAGGTTAGCAGTAGTAGGCATCATATAATCGGGAGTAGTGGTAGCGACTAAAATAATGTCTATATCTTCAAGAGAAGTTCCGCTTTTTTGCAAAGCTTTTAAAGCAGCTTTTCTTCCCATGTCTGAAGCAAATTCATCAGTGGCTGCAATTCGCCTTTCTTTCATCCCCGTTCGGGATGAAATCCATTCGTCACTCGTATCCACGATTTTTTCTAGATCGAAATTGCTCAAAATCCGTTCGGGCAAATAAGAACCAAGACCTATAATACGCGCCCTTTTGTGAGTTGTCATTGAATGAGACTCCAAAACAATTTTTTAAACATAAGACTGTATCAAACAACGATTTAATTTTAAAGAAAGAAGTTTTGAGTGGATTTCATTAATCTGATATTATTTATCATAAACAGCGTTAATTAAAATGATAAAGTGAGAAATTAAGCATGCGTTATCCCTCCCATTTGATTAAACTCATTCAGGTTTTAAAAAAATTACCGGGTGTCGGCACGAGAAGTGCAGAAAGGTTTGCCTTTCAATTGATGGAGTGGGAAGAGGAGAAATTGAAAGAATTTGGGACTCTTTTATCTCAAGTACCCGAAAAAATTCAAGCCTGTGGCTTGTGCGGTTGCTTGAAAGATGAAGGGGGGGAGTGCCCTTTTTGCAACGATCCCATTCGACAAACCTCTAAGACCCTGTGCCTGATCTGTTCATCCCGCGATGCCTTTTCTATCGAAGAAACGCGGGAATATAAAGGTTTATATCATGTGCTAGGTGGATTGCTGTCTCCCATCGCAGGCTTTGGCCCTGAATGCTTATCTCTTACTACTCTAAAAGAAAGAATCAAAACTTATCAAATAGATGAGGTAGTGATCGCCCTAGGTTCCACCCTCGAGGGAGACGCGACCGCGCTATATATTAAAAGAGAATTGAGCGCTTTTCCTATTCAGGTGTCTCGTTTAGCTTATGGGTTGCCTGTCGGAAGTTCCTTAGATTATGTCGATGGCGGGACTTTAGCCCGGGCTTTCTCGGGAAGGGCAAGTTTTTGAGCCATTCGTTTTTAAACACTTGCCCAATTTCAGTCATGAGTAAAAGTTGCAAATATTGTAGGGAATTCTCTATCATCATTCCTCCTTAGCGTTCGATTTCCCCTCATTTAATCTGACAGAACGAA
This genomic interval from Parachlamydia sp. AcF125 contains the following:
- a CDS encoding EamA family transporter, with amino-acid sequence MFVGVFLVLVACLIWDLIFIVPLFMVGFTPLEVAVGRHFCFETLSLGILASFWWKGTFKISRSMIPTALRFALITNIIYYISLVLALRSASAAVTALICGLSPITIAIYGNIRQRTHSFKSLIIPSMLILLGLVLVNLPTFENHRIANSVEDYLFGLACAILALGTWT
- a CDS encoding SDR family oxidoreductase, whose translation is MSVKLKIGILGCGYVGKAVAQSLKPHHEVTAFTRRVNRLEELATYANKVMVIEKTLDSLLENQQILIITIAPSQGDSYEECYLKTAQAIASCIAKCPNLRQIIYTSSTSVYGEYCGAWVDENTIPNPQNEKEQVLLQAEKVLLSLTSKTPSVCILRLGEIFGPGRELTRRFAGNGRKIFPGTGENFTNLTHLADIINVITFAINNALQGIYNLCLDIHPTRKLLYKQLCRRNHFPDPFWDTQAQTIHAGNKKVLCGKLRLAGYSLPFQGLA
- a CDS encoding DUF3820 family protein — protein: MKPLFYDTETTGIKADKEFVIELAVYDPVDNRTFEKLINPGIPIPPEATAIHHITDEMVANAPSFGEIIEEFKEFCAGDVVLIAHNNDQFDIHFLRSEFRRCNQELPPWKFLDSLKWAKRYRNDLPRHTLQFLRGIYGIAENNAHRALDDVIVLHQVFSAMIDDLTIAEAYALLNQPKQIQHMPFGKHQGTPLKQVPSSYVQWLAGTGAFEKPENFELRQCFEKLGLLNVG
- a CDS encoding YbjN domain-containing protein — translated: MIKLKIEPIIEYLLTKNYKVKLQPETQQAYLLLEINKAEYPLFIRIFDENFLQLLLFFPQPIKKSCFNDSARLLHLINKEIDIPGFCMDEENGHVFYRTLIPAIDQKVEENLLVTFIESCKFLCQTFSSAIENVASGSLDFATVFERTREAKKP
- the acpP gene encoding acyl carrier protein, which produces MTIEQEVIDIVVEQLGVDQGEVTLDKSFVEDLNADSLDLTELIMTFEERFKQYDCEISEEQAEKLKTVGDAVAFIQNCAEQKKG
- the fabG gene encoding 3-oxoacyl-[acyl-carrier-protein] reductase — encoded protein: MIALPHASIALVTGGNAGIGKAIAQQLAQAGATVIIFGTNRERGLAAVDEINALTERQSALFFQVNVSNTGEVDQAIQNVLGQFGHIDILVNNAGITRDNLLMKMSEADWDEVMDTNVKSCYNLCKSLARTMVKARKGKIINISSVIGLTGNAGQVNYASSKAALIGFTKALAKELAPRNICVNCIAPGFIETRMTDVMTEPQRKAILDTIPLGRMGTPDDIAQAALYLASPASNYMTGQVLVIDGGMVM
- the fabD gene encoding ACP S-malonyltransferase produces the protein MISPKLAFIFPGQGSQYPGMGKEFIETFPLAKQIFEEADDRLKRNLSRLILEGPEAELTETKNSQAAIYVTSYAILRCAQQEYPHLQPSFCAGLSLGEYTAATAAGNISFADGLALVQSRGQFMNDACEKTAGSMAVVLGLNAEAVEELVSALNLPNDLWVANYNCPGQVVISGTLKGIEAGSNAAKTKGAKRILPLQVHGAFHSGLMWEAEQRLAEHVRHAPLMDSPVPLVMNVTGSSANNLAEIRLNLIRQVTHSVRWQQGIEHICKNGIDQFIEFGCGKTLAGFNKRIGVPAPTLSIETLADLKSLAESFC
- a CDS encoding beta-ketoacyl-ACP synthase III; this encodes MTTHKRARIIGLGSYLPERILSNFDLEKIVDTSDEWISSRTGMKERRIAATDEFASDMGRKAALKALQKSGTSLEDIDIILVATTTPDYMMPTTANLIQAQLGAKNAAAVDFHAACTGFLYGLSLAKAYIESGMYRNVLLIATEKMSAFVDYTDRNTCILFGDGAAAALISGRGEGLLIGDVCLGSDGDQGHLITLLGGGARHPCSAESLKGGLHHFRMSGKEVFKHAVRRMTSAAEACISKAQLPPDQIEWLIPHQANERIIDAVGKNFAIPAEKIYKTVHKYGNTSAPSAAIALDELMQEHPIHENQNLLMVAFGAGLTWGASILTKCLY
- the recR gene encoding recombination mediator RecR — its product is MRYPSHLIKLIQVLKKLPGVGTRSAERFAFQLMEWEEEKLKEFGTLLSQVPEKIQACGLCGCLKDEGGECPFCNDPIRQTSKTLCLICSSRDAFSIEETREYKGLYHVLGGLLSPIAGFGPECLSLTTLKERIKTYQIDEVVIALGSTLEGDATALYIKRELSAFPIQVSRLAYGLPVGSSLDYVDGGTLARAFSGRASF